In Mytilus trossulus isolate FHL-02 chromosome 14, PNRI_Mtr1.1.1.hap1, whole genome shotgun sequence, a genomic segment contains:
- the LOC134698094 gene encoding transcription intermediary factor 1-beta-like → MTSKKTVNLISELESRYLECNICRELFDEEERIPRLLPCHHPFCSECLNKLGRRKDIIKCPTCNAVHKMQKNDPSDFPKDNTRRDLTTFLHAHSDLITLRTCNHCGNTVNVTHKCQQCNIPLCEICQRNHKTENLTHSIILSKSETFPDDDDNLDICLNPRHERAKLKYFCNSSNCQSSVCPSCVIDEHRDSSKHELENIEKAFKKRKKELGNGVKSLRRRISYVESTFQKVSNTLQDERDEFNRELNAIYKRGIGVLEDRKQKVLDVFNIALQKKESRAVTSKDNLDSYLKNATECCNLSEQLINRNNMSSFLNVHQTIDVHLKQYLNTTFENSTDDENHFAKTINFDDILRLFKNNIENLEKSNEDADIEPSIELAKGSLLLLLQNCFAIIVKMTCSLNHIYLICVSDT, encoded by the coding sequence atgacttcTAAAAAAACGGTCAATTTGATTTCTGAATTGGAAAGCCGATATTTAGAGTGTAATATATGCAGAGAATTGTTTGATGAAGAAGAACGTATACCTAGGCTGCTTCCGTGTCATCATCCATTTTGTTCGGAATGCCTTAATAAACTCGGCCGCCGAAAAGATATAATTAAATGTCCTACTTGTAATGCTGTACATAAGATGCAGAAAAACGACCCTTCAGATTTTCCAAAGGATAATACAAGACGGGATTTGACGACTTTTTTGCATGCTCACTCAGATTTAATTACTTTGAGAACATGTAATCATTGTGGAAATACTGTGAATGTTACACATAAATGTCAACAATGTAATATACCTCTTTGTGAAATTTGTCAACGAAAtcataaaacagaaaatttaacgCATAGTATAATTCTTTCAAAATCAGAGACATTTCCAGACGATGATGACAATCTTGATATTTGTCTAAATCCACGCCATGAGAGAGcaaaactgaaatatttctGCAATTCATCAAATTGTCAAAGTTCTGTTTGTCCTTCCTGTGTAATAGATGAGCATAGAGACAGCAGTAAGCATGAActtgaaaacattgaaaaagcttttaaaaagagaaaaaaagaattagGTAATGGCGTAAAATCTCTCCGAAGGAGAATATCATATGTAGAATCGACATTTCAAAAAGTGTCTAATACTTTACAAGATGAAAGGGATGAATTCAACAGAGAATTGAACgcaatttataaaagagggatAGGAGTTTTAGAAGACAGAAAACAAAAAGTTCTTGATGTATTTAACATTGCTCTCCAAAAGAAAGAATCAAGAGCAGTCACAAGTAAAGATAATTTAGACAGTTATCTTAAAAATGCTACTGAGTGTTGCAACCTCTCCGAGCAACTGATTAATCGCAACAATATGAGCTCTTTCTTGAATGTTCACCAAACAATAGATGTTCATCTGAAACAATACTTAAATACCACATTTGAAAATTCAACTGACGATGAAAACCATTTCgcaaaaacaataaactttgATGATATTCTTCGATTATTCAAGAATAACATTGAAAATCTAGAAAAATCGAATGAAGATGCAGATATCGAACCATCAATTGAACTGGCCAAAGgtagtttacttttattattacaaaattgcTTTGCCATCATTGTTAAGATGACGTGCTCATTAAATCACATATATCTTATCTGTGTATCGGatacataa